A region from the Leptolyngbya iicbica LK genome encodes:
- the tnpA gene encoding IS200/IS605 family transposase — translation MALWQLYYHLVWATKERLPLIQPGWEADLYGYMIGKADSLGCIVHAINGTENHVHLVVSIPPTLAIAEFVKKIKGSSSNYRNKVTPLGGDRFQWQAGYGVFSLGKRQLDTAIAYVENQKQHHANQQLWMALEPPFS, via the coding sequence ATGGCGTTGTGGCAGCTTTATTATCATTTGGTGTGGGCAACCAAAGAACGGTTGCCACTGATTCAACCCGGTTGGGAGGCTGATCTGTATGGATACATGATTGGCAAGGCGGATAGTTTGGGCTGTATTGTTCATGCCATTAACGGTACTGAGAATCATGTCCATCTCGTGGTTTCCATTCCACCAACACTGGCAATTGCGGAATTTGTCAAGAAAATCAAAGGCAGTAGTTCCAATTATCGAAATAAGGTCACTCCTTTGGGGGGCGATCGCTTTCAATGGCAGGCTGGTTATGGGGTATTTTCTTTGGGTAAGCGCCAACTGGATACCGCGATCGCATACGTCGAAAATCAGAAACAGCACCATGCCAATCAACAACTCTGGATGGCATTAGAACCACCCTTTTCATAA
- a CDS encoding helix-turn-helix transcriptional regulator gives MGKAGQALKQVLEEYGISQYNLSVAMDVERNNVHRWVNEKRDPTAETVIEIVRALKSINPDAAAAFRDLYLGDEV, from the coding sequence ATGGGAAAGGCAGGACAAGCACTCAAGCAGGTTTTGGAGGAGTACGGCATCAGCCAGTACAACCTCTCAGTTGCAATGGATGTCGAACGCAACAATGTTCACCGCTGGGTCAATGAAAAACGCGACCCAACGGCTGAAACTGTTATTGAAATTGTCAGAGCATTAAAGTCTATTAACCCTGACGCGGCGGCGGCGTTTAGGGATCTGTATTTAGGCGATGAAGTGTAA